A single Cryomorphaceae bacterium DNA region contains:
- a CDS encoding efflux RND transporter permease subunit yields MSNPEVSHNFFVRRPIVSMVIAIIMVIVGAVSITGLPLEQYPNITPPVIKVTASYTGANAVAVEQSVATPLEQEINGVENMIYMKSTNANDGTMSIQVSFDVGTDPDMSNVFTQNRVSTATPKLPEEVKRLGVTTKKSMPNILMLVMLTSPDDRYDQGFLGNYANINIKDRLARIKGMGEVSVLGGADYSMRIWVKPDILAKLGITISEISNAIKEQNVIVPGGKFGAEPAPKGTEFTYTVRLPDRLQREEEFGEIVVRTNSDGSQVKIKDIARIELGLQSYDAYTRLSSVDGLQKPGALIAMYQAPGSNAVAMADEIREAMEDMAESFPPGMDYVVSLDSTEPITAGIAEIVETLVVALLLVILVVFIFIQDWRATLIPTLAIPVSLVAAFMLFPLLGFTINVLSLLGLVLAIGIVVDDAIVVVEAVQVNIENGMDPKTATTEAMKEVTAPVIATTLVLVAVFIPVAGIAGITGRLFQQFAITVAVSVVFSSINALSLSPALCSILMKKPKPIKGPLGAFFGAFNRGFDKSTEGYMSFTKIVGRKIGRGVLFLLIAFGAAGFLGTQVPGGFIPEEDQGYFYINIQGPNASSIQRTDEVARKVETFLMEQPEVEYVTNVTGFSLLTSAFSPSNGFMFVSLKNWDDREATALEVVRRLNAQLMRIPEAQVNGFGPPAIPGLGNGGGFSIMIQDKSGNPPEYLFENTMAFVQAANARPEIGAAFSQFQAQVPQREIIINRDKILKAGVDLNSVYETFGAFLGGSYVNDFNRFGRLYKAYIQAEPEYRRDASGLDLFYVKNRDGQSVPISTFVQVEPTSGPDYTNRFNLYRSAEVMGGPAPGYTSAQALTALEEVARATLPSDMTFAWNAMSYQEKAASGTVGVVFAFSLVLVFLILAAQYESWSLPLSILLGTPFALLGSFLFLYLARLFSTSYELNVFAQISLVMLIAMAAKNAILIVEFANIKFQEGMSLYDAAMDAAKLRFRPILMTVFSFILGVFPLILASGSGAEARKVMGMALLGGVGIATLIGVFMYPMMFVMVGKLFKYEEKRAALQAKTEDE; encoded by the coding sequence TCATCATGGTCATTGTTGGAGCCGTATCCATTACCGGGCTTCCCCTAGAGCAATACCCAAATATTACTCCGCCTGTCATTAAAGTGACCGCTTCCTACACTGGGGCCAATGCCGTTGCCGTGGAGCAATCCGTAGCGACCCCTCTGGAACAGGAAATCAATGGTGTGGAGAACATGATTTACATGAAGTCCACCAACGCCAATGATGGAACCATGTCCATTCAAGTGTCTTTTGACGTAGGTACGGACCCGGATATGAGTAACGTCTTTACCCAGAACCGGGTGTCCACGGCTACGCCAAAACTGCCAGAAGAAGTGAAGCGCCTTGGGGTGACCACCAAGAAGAGTATGCCGAATATTTTGATGCTCGTCATGCTGACTTCTCCAGATGATCGCTACGATCAAGGGTTCTTGGGGAACTACGCAAACATCAACATCAAAGACCGACTGGCTCGGATCAAAGGAATGGGTGAAGTGAGCGTTCTTGGGGGCGCAGATTACTCGATGCGCATCTGGGTAAAACCGGACATCCTTGCCAAGCTGGGGATTACCATTTCAGAGATCAGCAACGCCATCAAGGAGCAGAACGTCATTGTGCCCGGTGGAAAATTCGGTGCCGAGCCGGCTCCCAAAGGAACTGAGTTTACCTATACCGTTCGCCTTCCCGACCGCTTGCAGCGCGAAGAAGAATTTGGAGAGATTGTGGTTCGAACAAACTCCGATGGATCACAAGTCAAGATTAAAGACATTGCTCGAATTGAGCTGGGTCTTCAATCCTATGACGCCTACACTCGTTTGAGCTCCGTGGATGGTTTGCAAAAGCCAGGGGCATTGATTGCGATGTATCAGGCACCCGGATCGAATGCCGTAGCGATGGCCGATGAAATTCGGGAGGCCATGGAAGATATGGCAGAGAGTTTCCCTCCTGGGATGGACTATGTGGTTTCGCTAGACAGTACAGAACCAATCACCGCCGGTATTGCGGAGATCGTAGAGACTCTTGTCGTGGCCTTGCTTCTCGTAATTTTAGTGGTCTTCATTTTTATTCAAGATTGGAGAGCAACCTTGATTCCGACACTGGCCATACCCGTTTCGCTGGTAGCCGCCTTTATGCTCTTTCCCCTGCTCGGATTTACCATCAACGTTCTTTCCCTATTGGGGTTGGTACTCGCCATTGGTATTGTGGTAGATGACGCCATCGTCGTCGTGGAAGCTGTTCAGGTGAATATCGAGAACGGAATGGACCCCAAGACGGCCACGACCGAGGCGATGAAAGAAGTGACCGCACCGGTCATCGCTACTACCCTTGTTTTAGTTGCGGTATTTATCCCGGTTGCCGGAATTGCCGGAATCACCGGTCGTCTATTCCAGCAGTTTGCGATTACCGTGGCCGTTTCCGTGGTGTTCAGCTCCATCAATGCCCTTTCACTGAGTCCAGCACTGTGCTCTATTCTCATGAAGAAGCCCAAGCCCATCAAGGGGCCATTGGGCGCATTTTTTGGAGCCTTCAATAGGGGCTTTGATAAAAGCACTGAAGGGTACATGAGCTTTACCAAAATTGTTGGACGCAAGATTGGACGTGGAGTGCTGTTTCTCTTGATTGCCTTTGGCGCGGCAGGCTTTTTGGGCACTCAAGTTCCAGGCGGTTTTATTCCTGAAGAAGATCAAGGATACTTCTACATCAATATCCAAGGCCCCAACGCATCTTCTATTCAACGAACCGACGAGGTTGCCCGGAAAGTAGAGACCTTCTTGATGGAACAACCCGAAGTGGAGTACGTCACCAACGTGACTGGATTTAGCCTTTTGACCAGTGCCTTTAGCCCGTCTAACGGCTTTATGTTTGTCTCGCTCAAGAACTGGGATGACCGCGAAGCCACAGCTCTTGAAGTTGTGCGCAGGTTGAATGCACAATTGATGCGTATTCCAGAAGCCCAAGTGAATGGCTTTGGCCCTCCTGCTATTCCCGGATTGGGGAATGGTGGTGGATTCAGCATCATGATCCAAGACAAATCGGGTAACCCCCCTGAGTACTTGTTTGAGAATACAATGGCCTTTGTTCAGGCGGCCAATGCCCGCCCTGAAATTGGTGCTGCATTCTCTCAATTCCAAGCACAGGTTCCTCAACGAGAGATCATCATCAACCGGGACAAAATTTTGAAGGCTGGTGTTGATTTGAACTCTGTGTACGAGACTTTTGGGGCCTTCTTGGGAGGTTCCTACGTGAATGACTTCAACCGATTCGGGCGCTTGTACAAGGCGTACATACAAGCCGAGCCAGAGTACCGTCGCGACGCCTCCGGTCTAGACCTCTTTTACGTGAAAAATCGAGACGGTCAGTCGGTTCCGATCAGCACCTTTGTCCAAGTAGAACCCACCAGTGGCCCGGACTACACCAACCGTTTCAATCTATACCGGTCGGCGGAAGTTATGGGAGGGCCAGCTCCGGGTTATACCTCGGCTCAAGCACTGACGGCCCTGGAAGAAGTGGCCCGTGCGACGCTACCTTCCGACATGACCTTTGCATGGAACGCAATGAGTTATCAGGAAAAGGCAGCATCAGGTACGGTCGGTGTGGTCTTCGCCTTCTCGTTGGTGCTGGTGTTCTTGATCTTGGCGGCTCAATACGAAAGCTGGTCGCTTCCATTGAGTATCCTTTTAGGAACGCCCTTCGCCTTGCTCGGGTCTTTCCTGTTCTTGTATCTCGCTCGCTTGTTCAGTACCAGCTACGAACTCAACGTATTCGCACAAATTTCCCTGGTCATGCTCATTGCGATGGCCGCGAAGAATGCGATTCTTATCGTTGAATTTGCGAACATTAAATTCCAAGAGGGAATGAGTCTTTATGACGCTGCTATGGACGCAGCCAAGTTGCGCTTCCGGCCTATATTGATGACGGTATTCTCCTTTATCCTCGGGGTATTTCCACTGATTCTAGCTTCGGGCTCCGGCGCAGAAGCACGTAAGGTCATGGGGATGGCCCTACTTGGAGGGGTTGGTATTGCCACCTTGATTGGGGTCTTCATGTATCCCATGATGTTTGTAATGGTCGGGAAGCTCTTTAAGTACGAAGAAAAGCGCGCTGCGCTTCAAGCTAAAACGGAAGACGAATGA